A single region of the Candidatus Protochlamydia amoebophila UWE25 genome encodes:
- a CDS encoding pentapeptide repeat-containing protein: MLLSSSIDSNINSKIFVDNKQNPSFPSPLAIKIGLEIFKYLESLDQKQTRLVCRKWKQLIDKVHIVERYNIRLMNGAEVRQEATNCLSKYKKLKIEQRFFLMIVKLSKDCIKIKVAAANALMILKKTNFSFVGSDFRGIQAPGVRLARANLNKANFSGANLEGADFTGCSLENVILDGAELKDVQFGQLPYLNHLSNILAMAVSPDGKHLASVDWDSFYIWNLETFEAQTQILATRVNPKSAFPKYNFLQFFQNGQFLFRASCMEKDKLLRKRDGKIEIWKTNPLTMINSLLIENIEFFSLLALTQDEKMLITVGIKDQFSPMPKIEICLWQINFNTLHIPQLQPKPVKKKIIMGFSVIASRYAPKNSIIAILVIEHARECLRGECVKFYTLPDLEEVKQGLVFQLSEKKKIAPGNIMFYDMIFTPQESHFVIINRAIAGESKSEVHSWSTKNNQKKFLFFEEGTITHLQFLSDNSQMAYFITSGRHGITFFRIRDKDFKLKFSERLSLKNSDDCDNYKDTLHFISNGQFVFQSKIKQISIASLKAFVGKKEFPLSLRDMYFSPDEQKVFLWSYEHRNTYWPNLENTYILHKVENKLYTYQTFNGKKLRNKKLPKPFSAPRWFEDWGCRLSSNAQYCIRTCPSESNGKNKITISQVENEKVQASYAGSFLTYSLSKDNRYLVFIYQNQFKLIEIDFEKHNQLVDMDSTQQKLAVSLPCLLGKEKIKYTLSDHVFPVTTLALSNIETGQISIWEINWEAKQVQEVFQCLTKLFSTEFCLYGQSNFYFQQSKFYFQENEQALVVWDKKTHSKQTIKSKTQFIDFVTSHDGVWMVTIEKIVISMHKGKFFEDKSRFCLVNLDQRKRLDHFILPFGRSIIRLSPQGKFLIVNHMSDFEELSIWKIKKGKFQLLWKTPHYLNVRGLSLKNTQNLDVKNTLLLYGLKNRVSEEL; encoded by the coding sequence ATGCTGCTTTCCTCTAGCATAGATTCTAATATTAATTCTAAGATTTTTGTAGATAACAAACAAAATCCCTCATTCCCTTCTCCTTTAGCTATAAAAATTGGGTTAGAAATATTCAAATATTTGGAATCGCTAGATCAAAAGCAAACTAGGCTAGTGTGTAGGAAATGGAAGCAGCTAATCGATAAAGTACATATTGTTGAAAGATATAATATAAGGCTTATGAATGGGGCCGAGGTGAGACAAGAAGCTACTAATTGCTTAAGCAAATATAAAAAATTAAAAATAGAACAGCGCTTTTTTTTAATGATTGTCAAACTTTCGAAAGATTGCATAAAAATAAAGGTCGCAGCTGCAAATGCCTTGATGATTTTAAAAAAAACCAATTTTTCTTTTGTCGGCTCTGATTTTAGAGGGATTCAAGCCCCTGGTGTTAGGCTTGCCCGGGCAAATTTGAATAAAGCTAATTTCTCGGGAGCGAATCTAGAAGGGGCGGATTTTACTGGCTGCTCCTTAGAAAACGTTATTCTTGATGGCGCGGAGCTTAAAGACGTCCAGTTTGGCCAGCTCCCTTATTTAAATCATCTAAGCAATATACTCGCTATGGCTGTGTCTCCTGATGGCAAGCATTTGGCTTCCGTTGATTGGGACAGTTTCTATATTTGGAATTTGGAAACTTTTGAAGCTCAAACGCAAATATTGGCGACAAGAGTTAATCCAAAGTCGGCGTTCCCTAAGTACAATTTTCTCCAGTTTTTTCAGAATGGCCAATTTCTTTTCAGAGCATCGTGCATGGAAAAAGATAAATTGCTTCGTAAAAGGGATGGGAAAATTGAAATATGGAAAACTAATCCTCTAACAATGATCAATTCACTGCTTATTGAAAATATTGAATTTTTTTCCTTATTGGCTCTTACTCAAGATGAAAAAATGCTTATTACTGTAGGCATAAAAGACCAGTTTTCTCCTATGCCAAAAATAGAAATTTGCCTTTGGCAAATAAATTTTAATACCCTCCATATTCCTCAACTTCAACCAAAGCCAGTCAAAAAAAAAATAATAATGGGCTTCTCGGTAATTGCTAGCCGCTATGCCCCTAAAAATTCTATTATCGCTATTCTTGTAATAGAACATGCGAGAGAATGCTTAAGAGGAGAATGTGTCAAATTTTATACCCTCCCTGATTTAGAAGAAGTAAAACAAGGTTTGGTATTTCAGCTATCTGAAAAGAAGAAAATAGCGCCAGGCAATATAATGTTCTATGATATGATATTTACTCCGCAAGAAAGCCATTTTGTCATAATAAATAGGGCTATAGCTGGGGAAAGTAAAAGTGAAGTACATAGTTGGAGTACAAAAAATAATCAAAAAAAATTTTTATTTTTTGAAGAAGGTACTATAACCCACCTCCAATTTTTGTCAGATAACTCACAAATGGCCTACTTTATAACTAGCGGGCGTCATGGTATAACCTTTTTTCGCATACGTGACAAAGATTTCAAATTAAAGTTCAGCGAACGGTTAAGCTTAAAGAATTCTGATGATTGCGATAATTATAAAGATACACTACACTTTATTTCTAATGGTCAGTTTGTCTTCCAGTCTAAAATAAAACAAATTTCTATTGCTTCTTTAAAAGCTTTTGTGGGCAAAAAAGAATTTCCTCTATCTCTTCGTGATATGTATTTTTCCCCAGATGAGCAAAAAGTCTTTCTCTGGAGTTATGAACACCGAAATACTTACTGGCCTAATCTAGAAAACACCTACATTCTTCATAAAGTTGAAAATAAGCTCTATACCTATCAAACTTTTAATGGGAAAAAACTTAGAAACAAAAAATTACCGAAGCCTTTTTCTGCACCGAGATGGTTCGAGGATTGGGGTTGCCGTCTCTCTTCTAATGCCCAATATTGTATTCGAACATGCCCCTCCGAAAGCAATGGCAAAAACAAAATTACTATTTCTCAAGTTGAAAATGAAAAAGTACAAGCTTCATATGCAGGATCTTTTTTAACTTATTCATTATCAAAAGATAATCGTTATCTTGTCTTTATTTACCAAAACCAATTCAAGCTAATTGAAATAGATTTCGAAAAACATAATCAATTAGTGGACATGGATTCCACGCAACAAAAACTTGCTGTTTCTCTTCCTTGTCTTTTGGGCAAAGAAAAAATTAAATATACTCTTTCTGATCATGTTTTTCCCGTCACAACTCTTGCTTTAAGCAATATTGAAACAGGACAAATCAGCATATGGGAGATTAATTGGGAAGCCAAACAAGTACAAGAGGTGTTTCAGTGTTTAACGAAATTGTTTTCCACTGAATTTTGCTTGTATGGTCAATCCAACTTTTATTTTCAACAATCCAAGTTCTATTTTCAAGAGAATGAACAAGCTCTTGTTGTATGGGACAAAAAAACGCATAGTAAGCAAACCATCAAGTCAAAAACTCAGTTCATTGATTTTGTTACATCCCACGATGGGGTCTGGATGGTAACTATTGAAAAAATAGTAATTTCAATGCATAAGGGAAAATTTTTCGAAGATAAATCCAGGTTTTGCTTAGTAAATTTAGATCAAAGGAAAAGACTTGATCACTTCATCCTTCCTTTTGGTCGTTCAATAATCCGACTTTCACCACAAGGTAAGTTTTTAATTGTTAACCATATGAGTGATTTTGAAGAATTAAGTATATGGAAAATAAAGAAAGGAAAATTTCAACTTTTATGGAAGACTCCTCATTATTTAAACGTAAGGGGATTGAGTTTAAAGAATACACAAAATTTGGATGTAAAAAATACTTTATTGCTTTATGGGCTTAAAAATCGGGTTTCAGAAGAACTCTAA